In the genome of Fusarium poae strain DAOMC 252244 chromosome 1, whole genome shotgun sequence, the window AGGGTTCGGACAGTTCGGAGGGTAGCGACATTCTTGCGGACACCGTGGTGGATCTCGATGGAGATCTGgttcttcttggtgctggTGAAGTTGACGGCCAAGTGGCTGAGATCCTTGACCAGCTTGCCGCGGGGACCCTCGACGGTGACAATTCGCGACTTAATGGCAACCTTGACTATAAACACAAGACGAGTCAGCATTTCGGATCTTTCGAGTTAATATTTCCCTCCATTTTCGGCCCTGCCCGTGAACAATTCCCCCAGAGGAAAAAAATGATACAGAAGCTTCCGCTGCGAGAACGCATTGCATTTCGCCTTGACGTTGTTTGTGCGCAGCTTTCAATCGCGGGCAGACTCCAGTAACCTTGATTTCGGGGATATTCGAGCGAGCGGCGACGAAATAATCAGGAATAAAAGGAAAACGGGCGCAACGTACCCCCCTCAGGGATCTCGAGAAGCTCCTGGGAGTGAATGTACTTCATCCTGCCGGCTGTGAGTGTTGATGTCGGGGGTTGAGGGTATCTAGAGCCGTCCGCGAATTTTTGGGAATCTGTGGGCAGGAAAAGTTCCAGGTAAGTGCCAGAGGTAGGGCTCGCTCTTTCCCACGTGAGGGCAATTGTAGTGGGGAAAGAGCAACCGACCGCACTAGTAATTGCTGCCCACCAAAATACGTGACTTGGCACGTGATGCCGAGTCGTTATCCTTTGAGCCAATCAAATACTTCTATCAACAAGACTTGGTTTTGACAAAGATGTTTTCTGTAAATTGATGAGAATATGAAGGCAGATACATTATGTAAATAGACACTGGGTAGATAGTCACACTGCCGATCGCACCTATCGTTAATAACATACAGTTCTGTCGCCATCTCACAAGCTATTTGTCCTTGCAAAGTCATATCCCACTCTCTACTAAGGTATTAACCAAAGTCTCATTTCACGGCAAGCTCGGGTGGGTCTTGATCGGTCCCCTGTCTCCCCCGGCCGATACGTCAGCGCCGCCGACCTCCGACGTCCTCACCAACAACCCAGCTCAGACCAGCAGCCCAGCCATCCCACTATCACCAAGCGAAGCGAAGCTCGCGCCAGCAGCCTCAGCCTTACCTCACGACATCGCCTGACAACCAAAGTAAAAGGCAGGAAGAGTCAATTTCAGCTCGCCCGCCATGTCGTACTTCTTCGCGACTCCCGTCGATATTGACGTTGTCCTCGACGACACCGATGACCGTTCCATGGTCGATGTTAAGCTTGACAAGAACCGTCGCGAGAAGGCACCCCTCTTTATGGATGGCGAGTCTGTTAAGGGCGCCGTTACTGTTCGTCCCAAGGATGGTAAGAGGCTTGAGCATACTGGTATCAAGGTCCAATTCATCGGCACGATAGGTACGCAACCAACCCCTTTACACCACCAGGCTCCCCTGCGCTTCGCCAATACTCAAGATACTGATTGATGCGTCGCATAGAGATGTTCTTTGACCGTGGTAACCATTACGAATTCCTGTCCCTGAACCAAGAGCTTGCTGCACCTGGCGAGCTTCAGCACCCCCAGACCTTCGACTTCAACTTTAAGAACGTCGAGAAGCAGTACGAATCATACAATGGAATCAATGTCAAGCTGCGCTATTTCGTCCGCGTCACAGTCTCGCGCCGCATGGCCGACGTCATCCGCGAGAAGGACATCTGGGTTTACAGCTATCGTATTCCTCCCGAGATGAACAGCAGCATCAAGATGGACGTTGGTATCGAGGACTGTCTGCATATTGAGTTCGAGTATAGCAAGAGCAAGTACCATCTCAAGGATGTTATTGTCGGCCGCATTTATTTCCTGCTCGTCCGCCTAAAAATCAAGCACATGGAGCTGTCCATCATCAGGAGAGAGACAACAGGTGCTGCGCCTAACCAGTATAACGAAAGCGAGACATTGGTGCGCTTCGAGATCATGGACGGTTCGCCATCGCGAGGAGAGACAATCCCTATCCGACTGTTCCTCGGAGGTTTTGATCTGACACCCACTTTCCGCGATGTCAACAAGAAGTTCTCCACCCGTTATTATCTCAGCTTAGTCCTTATCGACGAAGGTTGGTCAATCCCTAGTTCACCTCGCCTCATCTCAAACCCCGCCCAACTAACCAATTCGTAGATGCTCGACGATACTTCAAGCAGTCAGAGATTATTCTGTACCGTCAAGCCCCTGACGCGGCTCCTGTTTTAAACGCTGGTACCTCATCACTACCCGAGAACAAGGCGGTAACCGCACAGGCATAAAAACAGAAACAAAACCTGGCTGTTGGTCTGATGTATATTCACAATCAGCTTAATGCGCGTCTTTTAAGCATCGGTCCTGGCGTTTCGGGTTTCAAGACGGGAAGAgcaagatgatggaagatTTGTAGTTCTTTATTTTTCGTTTAAAAACAAACCATCCTCGAAACAAATTAATCAATTCCACAATATGATGGTTCCCAATAAGTATGACATGTCCGAGGTATCGCGCCCCTCCGAATTTTCAAAGAATACACCCCCCCTAGTCTACATGAAGTGGCCTGGCCTGTCCTAACTCTGCGCTCATGAAATTTCCATAACGTCGTCCGCCTCAAAGCCGAACTGGTTGTTGTGAATCGCCGTGATTCGGTCTAGCTCATCTTGGTACTGCTTCCTGATATCCGCCAGTGAAACCACCTTGCGCTTTACTGCGTCTTTCTGGCCATAGCCAGCTGGGGTTTCATCATAAATCCAAGCCTGCTTGGAATCCACACAGCTGAGGGCATTGATGAGCAGTAAGTACTGTCTGGTCACGGGAGTATCAAGGATGTCCTCTCCCGTGGCCTCATCGCCTTCTCCAGCGCTTCGTAGTTTGTGAATTCGGTCCAGTACGACGGATGCAGCGCCGCGGTAGTTGTTGTGCTTGATTCGCCATGAGTAGAGAACCTGATGGTAGGGGAATCCTTCTATGATATCTAGTGTCGCCCTTGTCTTCTGCGACAAGATGTCGTCGACTTCCTGTTGCAGACCGGGGAATGGCATAGACACAAGCTCAATATTGTGATAAGTCGCGCACATCCTGTCGACCAGCTTGCGCAGGTTTGAGATCTTCATTGCCTGATCCTTGATTGACACAAGCGTTGTGTGGGCGAGGTCAAACTGAGACGTCGCGACTGCAGCGTTGAACAAGCGGCTTTGCATGTCAGTCTTAGTGAACATGGCATCTTGCTTGGAGCCAAGAAACTGCATAGCGAGCCGAGCGAACTCGATCACATAGGAGTAAGCCTTTTGCCTCTCGAACAAGGCGACGATGTGCGAGTAGTACTTTGCAGGGCCGTGGTTGAGCAGGTTCCACTCAGTATCATCAAGCAAGCCGCTGCTGTGGCGATCACTTTCGAGGTTTTCCGTGCCTAACAAGTCGTTAGCTGATATCAGCGTGGCACCAGTAGTTGACTCACTCATCCCAATGGCTGCCTTTCTGAAGTAAATAGCAGCGGTATTAAAGTCCTTCAAGGCCAGCTGCAGGCGACCTTGAACGTATGTTGAGAAAGGATTTTGATCGCAGAAAGGTGCAATATCCAGAGCCAGATCAGCCCTCTCCCGCTTTATGAGGAAGCACTGGATTAATGATGGGGAAACCTCGATATCGCTATCGGGAGCACACAGGTTGGTGACCAGGTCAGTAATGTCAGTAGCAAGGGGTATACCCTTGTCGGCGAAACCAAGTAGGTGGCCGACATTCGCCTCCAGTGCTGTTACGCACTGAGCATCTTCGACAGTTTTTCTCGAAACGGTGCCGTTCTCGCTCTTTTCTCGGATGCTGGGCAATGTGAGTTCGGTCTGGGCGAGCCACTTCAACAGCTCCAATCGTCTTAGAGCCGCAATAAGCTGTCTAAAAACATTACCAACGTCAACTCGGTTATGAAGGATATCCGCCTCATTGTCGAACTCAAATTCCATGTGGACGAGAAGAATCAACTGGCTAAAGTACACCCTCCACTGCAACTCAATACTGTCTTGGACAGCTTTCACAACCAGCTTCTTTCCAAAGTCGGTGAGAGGCTGGCGCAGGTTACGTGTTTTAGCCTCTTCAGGTGCAGAAATGAGGTTCATCACGTCGGTGTAAAGGTCGTCCGTTACTGTGCTGAAGTTTTGGCCGAGGACATCAACAACTTGGTTGCAGTCCTCATCAGTAATTCCTCGCCAGAAGCCAGACTTGTCTGAGAAATACTGAATACGTTCGAGATCAGTTTTGGACGAATCTTCAAACAGCTCAGGTCGGAGTGCGGCCTGGCAAGATTGCATCAAATATTCGGGGAATCCTTCCACAAATGTCAGGCCCGACCCGATAAGGGTCGCTTGAGCCAGCTGGTCTTGTTCGGGCGAGGGTAGGTTGTAGTACAGCCGCTCCAGGCTATTGCATTCCCGGATGGCTGAGAGAAAGTCGGCGCAGACAACCCAAGTCAGGCCTGTGTGGGGGTCGAGGGTTAGTCCAAGTGCTTCTCCCCGTTGCTTATCCAATTCAAGCAAAAGACGGTAGAACCTCAGCCACTGAGCCTCACTCGATGCACGAAAGGTTTCGTATTCCATCGTGCCCGAAGAACCCCGATCTAGTGTTGCAGTTGATCCCAATATCGAGCAGATCGCCTCGGCGAGCCCTCGACCCTTTCCGGCCTCCTTTGATTTTCCAAAGCCTCGCTCATAGATCGACAATGCTGCCTCGAGGGTCGATTTCGTAAATTGACCAGGCTTCAAAATGAGTTGAAGCCACTTCTCGGTGACATCTGTTGGATCGGAAGGGCCAGATCCATCGGCGGCCTGGATCAAGTTGTCTGCATAAACGCCATCCCAGTTATCCTGCCAGCTCTGCGAGATATTCTTACGGTCCACTTCGAGCCTCTGCACCCTGTACGTCATGTTGTTCTTCCATAGGGTCCAAAGTTGAATAGCGCTCTCGGCGGGACAAGATAGAACAAAGTCAGCGAGGGTCCATACATCGGAAGAGGATGGCGTGACTGGAACCAGTGAGTTCTTTGGGAAGATATCTTCAACAACGACGCTGAACGCATCCTTTGCTGTGATCTTCCAGAACTTAAACTCTCCGGCGCCGATGGGCGAGAACGTTGCGCAAACCCTACTACCACGATTCCGGCCTACAACCTGCACAAGATTTGTTTGTGATGGGTCAATAGCCCATTTACCAATCTCCTGGGGGTTCCTCTCGGCGTTCAGGATATCGCTTGTGTACAGAATCTGGCCATCGTTAATGTTCCAAATTCGCATTCTGTGATCGAGACAGACGGTGATGGCGAAGAGGCAGTCCTCTAatccaaggctggtgactTGAATCGATGTGGCCGAGCTGTACTCCATGTTGATCTTGCCGTGCTTGATTGTGTGCTTTCCCTGGAAGGGAAGAAGACTTCGGAGGTTCTGCGCCCATCCCTGCACGTTGAAGAACGATTCCTTCCAGACATTCGACGATACTGTAGATATTAGCACACGGTCCTTCGCCGATCTCGCTATAACTCACAATCATTGGCCTTGGTTTTATCCAGCCTGATCATTCCTCCATCATTCACCGTCACCAGTAGTGTCTCCGCATTCACAGCAACCATACGGTGTGGATGCTTGAAACCCAATCCCGCTGGCGCCTGGACCTTGCCCAAATCAGAAAGCCCAGCATCGATGGCCGATCTCTTTCTGAACAGATCTGGTCGAAGATGGAAGCTGTATAGTTGGTATGCCTGATCGAGTACAAAAACACAAAGCGAGTCGTGCTCTTCGTGGTCCGAGAATGCCACACATCCTGGCTGAATTGGAACAGAAAAATGGAAGTTCAAGAACAGAGGAAACTCGGCGGCTTGTGTTTTCTTGCAAACATCGACAGCCCGGATGCTGAGTAGTGTACCCTCCTCGAGAATTCGCCAGAGGAAACTACGGGGTGTGTCGTGCCATATTCGGTGGTAGATGGATGAAGAGCTGGCCAGGTTCTTCACTCGAAATGATGTCTCATCCTCCAAACTGTTTTCTCCTGCCGCTTTGCGATGATTTCGGCCATGTATCGAGTTTGAGGGTACTCGGATCGTAACAACAGAGGACGTCGTCGGAGGGTCGAGATTTACTCGTGTCTCTTTGAAGACATATTGGGTATCACCTGAATCCATTTCGCCCCCATAAATCGGATGGATCGTGACGAGGTGGTATCGTGGGCTGGGCGATGTCGTGAATGTGATGGTCGCAAATGTTAGACTCTGGCGAGCGAAGTGCGGTCGCGTTGCCTAGCAGAAATTCTGAGGTGGAACTCGTTATCGCGACCGCGCTAACCGAAAAAGGCAATCAGCTCTGGATCACTGAGTCACGAATGTTGTTAgatactacctacctaggtaggtattaaTAACAGATGATTGTCTTTGTTTTATTATACGTTGAAAAAAATGTTGTGGTAGTTATCTGGATTAAAAAACTCAATACTACATTAATTTATCATTTTCGTAGCCCATACCCATTTCTATAACAGCGCCATCATTCCAAAAATGCCACTCCATGAAACAGCCATTGGAATCTGCGCCAACAAGATCATGCAAATAATCATCACAATATACTCCAGCGCTTGTACAAACATAAATCGTCCATCATGATTAATCCTTCTCCATGTCCTTGGGCGCTGGGTCGCCAATACCTTCCTCGCCAATGGCAAATAGGGTATCACTCTCTGGCAGGCAAGGGCTGTCGTAGATTTTGGCGATACGAGTCTCAGCTCGACCCTTCTTGAGACTGATTCTTGTCGTACTGGCATGAGCAATAATGTTACCGCCAATAGGCTTCTTTGGGTCGGGGTTAAACATGGCGCTTGGACCGCCATCGACTTGAGCCACGACTTGATTTGTAATGACCACTGCAATACCGAATTCATCTGCCAGCCGCTGAAGTGTCCTCATGAACTTGGCCAAATGAGTCTGTCGATTTGAGAGTTCGCCACGACCACAAAAGTCTGTTCTGTATAGTGATGTCGCGCTGTCAACGATAAGTAGGGAGAACCGGGTCTCGCACATCATTGCGGCAGCCTGGTTAAGCAATTGAAGTTGATGATCAGAGTTGTAAGCGCGGGCGTATGCAACATTGTCCAGGACTTCTTCGCCTGAGAGACCAAATCGGTTGGCCACTCCTAGCAATCGAACAGGTCGAAATGTGCCTTCAGTGTCGATATACATGCACTTTCCCTCGCCACCGCCCATATCAAAAGGCAACTGACAGGTTACAGCGAGTGTATGACAAATTTGACTTTTTCCTGTTCTGAATTCACCAAACAGCTCCGTGACTGAGCCAGTTTCGATACCGCCTGCAAGAAGGGTATCAAGGTTCTTGGATCCTGTGGTAATGGAGATGAGTTCGCTGCGGCGTTGGTGCATCTCTGTGGCGGTAGTAAAGCCCATTGGAACAAGTTTGGAAGCTGTTCTATCAttagtatttttttttaatagcgAATTCATTCCACGTACCTTCAGCAAGGATCTTGGTCGCCTTCTGCTCAGAGATACCCTTGATCTGTTCCAGCACTCGTCGTGGTGTGTAAGCCACCGACTCCACGGTATTGTAAcctccatcaacaacaagctgAATGTCTCGCTTCGTCAAGCCAGCGATTCCCTTAAAATTGACAATGTCAACCTACAGCGCAACAGTACTTCACTGCGTAAGAAACTTACCTCGAGAGCGAATAGTGGTGTTGGGGCACCGGGGCCGGGCATGCCGCCTTCCTCGCCCATTTGAGCCTCGTCGTATTCCTGACTCATTTCGACTCCAAGTATATTCTAACAGATGGAGGTagcaaaaaagaaagaattcaCTGTCAGGTTTGgagtgaagaggatgagaaaAATGAGTccagaggaaaagaaggggGGGGAGGGTTAAGTGAGAGCGCGGCGGGACGCGTCTAGTGGGAGGCAACAGCGCCACCATTGTACGCCAGGTCACGTGTATTGATGACTCTGCGATGACCCACATCGCCTAGGTAGGCTGCTCATTTGTAGAAAGAAGTGGTTGAGTGATGGAGCAGCATTAATAAGTGAGCCCATTCAATgagtagtaggtaggtaggtaggtagtaataGTTGTGCTTAGCAATTAATTTCGTATATGTCACTTTGTCAATGGGACTTGAAAGCATTGCTTGTTATATGGTTGGATTATTATTTGCTACTGTACAAGGAGCGAACAGCCAAATTGGCCTATAGTGAACATGCTAATGAACTTCCAAAACACCCTTCCATGCAAGTTAAAGTCGTAAAAACGATTCATCAGTATTCCCGATAAGTATTAGTCTTCGATATCGTGAGTCTTATCGAGATGTGCTGTGTTGATTGTTGTGTGGCCGAGTTTACTCAACGTTGATGCGTCGAGACTCgtgcttcttggccttggggACAACAATGCTCAGGATACCATCGTTGAATTTAGCAGAGACGTTGTCCTGGTCTACACGAGTGGGGAAGTTGAAGCTGCGAGAAAACTCGCCGAAGCTGCGCTCGGTGAGCCAGTACTTGGACTGGTCAGCAAgcttcttctcaacctcCTGGGACTGTTCCTGGTGGGTAACCTCAGTGCTGGTCTCGTGAGCCTTGGCCtgctcctcatcctcgacaGTGGCGTGATGGGAGCTGCTGTGTTCCTCGTTGTTGTCGGCGATAGCGCCTCGGGCTTCAGTGCCCTCGACGAGGCTAGCGGGAGGAGTGCCGGCAGTGTAGGTGCGTTCGGTCTTGCCGCGAATGAGCATAGTCTGAGGCTCGGTGAACTCGATGTGAACGTCAGACTTCTTCATGCCGGGGAGTTCGCCGTGAAGCTCGTAGGACTCTCCAGTCTCGCGGACATCGAACTTGGGCTGCCAGTGGCTAAGGCCGCTGCGGCGAGTGCCATTTCCGTTGGTTCCCTGGCGAGAGTAGCTGTCGAAGTCGTCAAGAAGACGGAAGAGAGGGGTGAAGGAGGCGTCGGAGTTGTAGAAGTTGCGGGGGAAGAAAGCCATTGTGTTTGTTGTGGTGATGGGTTCAAAAGTGAAGTGCTTCAAGTTGATAGTGTTTGAGAATGAGTTGTGTAGAGTTTTGAAGTGGTGGTTGTTGTGAGTGTTGTTTCCTTGTGCTTGTTTGTGTCTGATCTCTGATGCTATGAAGAACAAATCCCAGCTTTGGAGGAAGAGACGCCTGCTTTATACTTGGAATTGTGGAAGATGCGATGGATATGGGGTCTTCCTTACCTTTCGCGAAAGATCGATAAAATCTGCCACTTAGAGGTTCTAGAAATTACACGAGTACGAAAGAGGGGCATAGAAATTTGGCAAAGTCGTCAGGCGATGATTCCAGCGTAATCTTGACATCAAATCATACGAATAAGCAAGGCATCGCCAACTCGGTTGGCTCCTCGCACTTACAAGAAACTGGTGGATTGTGGTGGAAGGTTCCAGGGGATACCAGCCATGTGAGGATACAGCAATGCACAATCGGATCTCTTTCCTTGGTAATCAAGGAAATTTCTCGGAATTACCAAGAGCCGTTTTAGTTGCTCTATATTGTTAAAGCAGCTGATGTCAGTGATTTATTGAGTAGTTTATTCTCTGTTTTCCATTTCATGTTTGATACAAAAACGGTACACGATAGGAGCATACCAAGGTTATAAATGTGGTCCGTGCATGATATCTGCTGACATAATAATATTCTGCGTCCTACCCTGCACCATATGCCCCTTTGTGACTAGAAACCTTGAAGTTTATAGTGTATAGGTATCTAGTTGCAACAAAATTATATTCCTAACTTAATGAGTCAACTTGGCTGATTTCTATATTTCGAACACCAACATGGTTTTAAGAAGTATTATGTGGTTACACTAGTCAAAGAGATAATCtacttcttttctttgctAAAGTGTACTGAGCTGATGTATACGTTGTACATCCTGCATTGCAGTCCACGAAATTAAATCAAAAGATTTCGacaaataataaaattatactaatacttatactGAATGGTCTATATGATGTTGTAACTGCTCATATCATACTGGTGTTTCATCATCACGTTGGGGTGACGCAACAGACATAACAGAGCCAAAAGTCAGAACACTCTTCTACACAaaccaaaagaaaaaaactcAACGTCATGAGATATAAACtggaaaaaaaaagaacaaaagGTTAGTAGAATATAGAGAAGACATCATTGTCGGTATTGGGAGTCATACTAAACACAATGCTGTGTTTGGGGGGATCATATCTAATACTAGCAGTTGCCTAAAGCAAAGGGCTGAAGCATAGATACCTTGGATAGTTGAGAGAAAAAGGAAGGGAGAAAAAAAGCAGAACGACTCGAAATCAGAACCAATACTCAAGAACATTAATTGGAGGGAGCAAGCATCGAATCAGGGGCATTGAGGACGACATAACAGTTTCCATGTCATAAACACCAGAATTTGGTTGTCTGGCTGAATATCCGGAAAATCGTAAAGTAAGATGTATTTAAATTGTATGATACACATGAAGAAAGACATGCACATAGAAAAAAACGCTCTTGGATACTTGCAGTCTTCCCCATGTGTATTTCCACTACACTTCCCTGACTCATTTTCCCATGACGGAGTAACAGACGGGCAAGGACAAATCTACTTAGACCGCGTTTCGAAACGCCATGACAATCAGAAGAAGGAGCTTTTAAGATAGTGTGAGATGTATACGAAGAAGGACTCGACATTCTGGCAAACTCATATCTCCGAACGATAGCTTTCGTAGATCTCAAGATGAATGTAACTGGCAGGCCATATTTCCCAACACGGCTTCGTTCGATAACTCAATGTTGTACATCACTTGATGAAATATAATAGATAGGTAGTGATGGGTGTCTAGTAATCTTGGTTGTTGTGTGGTGAACGAAATGCAGATGGACAAACTTGTTGGAGCAACTAATGAGTCCAGCAACATAATTGGACGCAATAAAATTAGTCAATACGTCCATATCAACATAACCTCATGTAGATGTAAAGACTGTATTGGGTATAAAATCGGCGAGGTATATTGATCGGAAAGGAATAGATCTGAAGCAGGCTGGACTCGACTGCAACGGTTACGGCGTGATAGACTCGGTTCAGCTATTATCATATAATTAGCGACGATTCCTGGCGAACAAGGCAATGGAAAACTGAATTTGCAGAAAGTGAATGAAATGATAAGCAACTCTCTGGGTAGTGCGAGTACAGGAGTCAAAAACTCGCATGCTGACTGAGATCAAACCAATAAAGAACCAGGAATTCCAACTTGATCAAGCTGTGATCTTGAATTGACCAAGAGAAAGGCTTTCAATGACATATGAAAGCCACGTTTTTCTTGAATGTTCTGGGCAAAACCAAGGTCCATGTCTGAAGTGACATCGAGGTGGATTTGAGTTGAGAGGGCAATCCTACAACGATTGTATGACGTAGAGAGACACAGGATAGCTGCACAGAATCGGGAAGAAACAGAGAGGAAAGGCCGTGTATTGTACTATTGTGTATCTCGATCTAAGGTCATGAATCATCCTTGACCATCGTATGATCACCGATTCACTTTGTCAATGGTTCTTATTTGGGTCTCCATGCATGGGGATGGGAATGATTGCCATCATGTTAAATGCCGACCCCCACATTCAAAGAGATGGTGGGATTGGAACCGGAAGTCAGGGTCTAGCCCGTCGGATCAACAGGGTCTAGAACATGACGTAGTCCATGACGCTCTGTGCCTCTGGAGCTAGTGCAAGTCAGAGCACCCGCCCCGGAAAGTCAATGCCCAGCCCAGCTCAGCCTAAAACCCAGTATAAGGGACGGAAGACTGAGTGGCCGACAGCTTACTAGTCTGGGTAGTTTGTGTGGCATCCCATGTGTGCCTGTCGTTGTCGGTCATTAAAATGACCAACTAGCGTCGACGGAGTTAATAATGCTGGTTCGGTAAGCTGCTCTTTTACCATCTTTGGAAGACACACCCCACCGTGCCTTTTACTTCAGCCACAACGTTGCCACAACACTTCCAACTTCAGTTGAATGTCTTATCGTTTTAATCTACCGTGCTAAACAAATATACAACGTCAAAAGGCACGCCCCGAGGAAACTCGGACATGAGAATAGCGGCCCGCTCACGGAAAGCAACGGGTAACACCACCAAGCCATCCGGACTGACCGTTGCCACCTGGTACCTGACAATCCAAAAGAAAGCCACCGCTTGACTGGACCAGACTAGACCtgatcaaatcaactttggccATTTTGATGATACTGTCAGTAGTATTTTAGTCCACAACCTCACTTGCGCACCCCAGGAACCGTTGGAAATTGGCTGGTTATTATAATGAGACGTAAACTGCCACACAGTGACATTTGCAATCAATATGAATGACCCTATCCGTAGTAACATGCCAGTAATGCCCTGCATAGATTCCAAAACATATCGTCGTAGCTTTGAATTACCGTCTCGGCAAATGCATCTGCAAGAGCACTGCAACATGGCAATACCAAGATTACCATTTAGAGAACCTGTCTCATGTCCAAACTATCTCTTATCGTCCATATGGCCGTACTGGGGCGAAACTTTGCATCATGACCATGGGAACCCGCACACCCTGGTGCACAGCCTCTGGACTCTGCACGCGGTTGAAAAGTCCAATGAGTCTCCGACCAACTGAAGGTTCAAGCTCGGTTCCGTCTCGTGCGATTTTGACCTCGCGATTCGAATTCCACGGGTTGCGCAACCCCCGGGTACGGTAGAATGGTAGACGGCTTGTAGACAACCACTCCAACTTGAAAGGCTTTCCCCACGTCTTAGTAGGGCCACCCTCTCCGTCGTTACTCTTGGTACTTGACACTTCAGCCTCACTCTCATCTTCCGACAGtgtctcttgatcctccCGATCAGCTTCCCAAAATATAGTACCCCTGGCGGAATCGTCAATTATGCGGCCTTTGGGAGCCTGTTCAGTCGCTTCGGTCGGTATGGCTTTTGGGAGGTCGAGGTCGCTCGTCGCCTGGGCCGTTGGCGCAAACTCGATGGCTGCTGCAGGGTCCTCGTTGATTTGCGATACCATCCTGGCATAACCATAGTATTCGCCGGATTTGTTGGCCGAGAAGACCAAGTAGACGCTGTCAGCAACCTATCCAGAACGTTTAGTTATTGCATGAGCTCGATGGAATGTATATGTTAATACCTTGAACGCATTGTTCAATGCGTCCTCGTTATGCGATTGAGTAGCCCAAATACCTGTGTTGACACTCAATTCGAGGTCTTCGATCGTCAGACTCTTTAATATGAAGAATTTATCTTTCTGTGATGAAGCATCGCCAGCAATAATGGACTTGATGGGAACTGCTGATTCGACCATTGGGCTCGGCAGTTCGACCTCTACTTGCGCCTTGTCCAAGACGGGTTCAGCCTTGGGACCTGCCG includes:
- the VPS26 gene encoding Vacuolar protein sorting-associated protein 26 (BUSCO:34911at5125), whose product is MSYFFATPVDIDVVLDDTDDRSMVDVKLDKNRREKAPLFMDGESVKGAVTVRPKDGKRLEHTGIKVQFIGTIEMFFDRGNHYEFLSLNQELAAPGELQHPQTFDFNFKNVEKQYESYNGINVKLRYFVRVTVSRRMADVIREKDIWVYSYRIPPEMNSSIKMDVGIEDCLHIEFEYSKSKYHLKDVIVGRIYFLLVRLKIKHMELSIIRRETTGAAPNQYNESETLVRFEIMDGSPSRGETIPIRLFLGGFDLTPTFRDVNKKFSTRYYLSLVLIDEDARRYFKQSEIILYRQAPDAAPVLNAGTSSLPENKAVTAQA
- a CDS encoding hypothetical protein (BUSCO:2195at5125); the encoded protein is MDSGDTQYVFKETRVNLDPPTTSSVVTIRVPSNSIHGRNHRKAAGENSLEDETSFRVKNLASSSSIYHRIWHDTPRSFLWRILEEGTLLSIRAVDVCKKTQAAEFPLFLNFHFSVPIQPGCVAFSDHEEHDSLCVFVLDQAYQLYSFHLRPDLFRKRSAIDAGLSDLGKVQAPAGLGFKHPHRMVAVNAETLLVTVNDGGMIRLDKTKANDLSSNVWKESFFNVQGWAQNLRSLLPFQGKHTIKHGKINMEYSSATSIQVTSLGLEDCLFAITVCLDHRMRIWNINDGQILYTSDILNAERNPQEIGKWAIDPSQTNLVQVVGRNRGSRVCATFSPIGAGEFKFWKITAKDAFSVVVEDIFPKNSLVPVTPSSSDVWTLADFVLSCPAESAIQLWTLWKNNMTYRVQRLEVDRKNISQSWQDNWDGVYADNLIQAADGSGPSDPTDVTEKWLQLILKPGQFTKSTLEAALSIYERGFGKSKEAGKGRGLAEAICSILGSTATLDRGSSGTMEYETFRASSEAQWLRFYRLLLELDKQRGEALGLTLDPHTGLTWVVCADFLSAIRECNSLERLYYNLPSPEQDQLAQATLIGSGLTFVEGFPEYLMQSCQAALRPELFEDSSKTDLERIQYFSDKSGFWRGITDEDCNQVVDVLGQNFSTVTDDLYTDVMNLISAPEEAKTRNLRQPLTDFGKKLVVKAVQDSIELQWRVYFSQLILLVHMEFEFDNEADILHNRVDVGNVFRQLIAALRRLELLKWLAQTELTLPSIREKSENGTVSRKTVEDAQCVTALEANVGHLLGFADKGIPLATDITDLVTNLCAPDSDIEVSPSLIQCFLIKRERADLALDIAPFCDQNPFSTYVQGRLQLALKDFNTAAIYFRKAAIGMSTENLESDRHSSGLLDDTEWNLLNHGPAKYYSHIVALFERQKAYSYVIEFARLAMQFLGSKQDAMFTKTDMQSRLFNAAVATSQFDLAHTTLVSIKDQAMKISNLRKLVDRMCATYHNIELVSMPFPGLQQEVDDILSQKTRATLDIIEGFPYHQVLYSWRIKHNNYRGAASVVLDRIHKLRSAGEGDEATGEDILDTPVTRQYLLLINALSCVDSKQAWIYDETPAGYGQKDAVKRKVVSLADIRKQYQDELDRITAIHNNQFGFEADDVMEIS
- the RHP51 gene encoding RecA recombinase Rhp51, with protein sequence MSQEYDEAQMGEEGGMPGPGAPTPLFALEGIAGLTKRDIQLVVDGGYNTVESVAYTPRRVLEQIKGISEQKATKILAEASKLVPMGFTTATEMHQRRSELISITTGSKNLDTLLAGGIETGSVTELFGEFRTGKSQICHTLAVTCQLPFDMGGGEGKCMYIDTEGTFRPVRLLGVANRFGLSGEEVLDNVAYARAYNSDHQLQLLNQAAAMMCETRFSLLIVDSATSLYRTDFCGRGELSNRQTHLAKFMRTLQRLADEFGIAVVITNQVVAQVDGGPSAMFNPDPKKPIGGNIIAHASTTRISLKKGRAETRIAKIYDSPCLPESDTLFAIGEEGIGDPAPKDMEKD